From Halapricum desulfuricans, a single genomic window includes:
- a CDS encoding chemotaxis protein CheC has protein sequence MHVDADSLEQLNLRTRDGAERAGQRFSDAVGIETKIGATRIQITSQQDLVAALLTGEEECLKFEVNGLPSGTAILTFDDGARSLIREHCAGDSGVDDLAGELLDAFVEKWESYVGDDLGVGTVTYVPDPAAHDFGFESVSEDAESTPLFQGSIDAVDHSGRVKLYLVPDAASLETLLASDATPDDSADTLVADGASEIDDAASASDTPGFSDDGADTAGESGLFGDDGDSDRFEAGSSASTPLPLDKLSVFSDLTRAGTKAAADRVTAFTGIETDTKISGINFTPIDDISTSLDADSYVGTTLAFEGKPSGHLAIMFPDESARRVADEMLPTDPDGDGLTEMHRSALEELGNNMASGFIDGWANVLGTSVDHTPPAFSDDMELTLIDLVTEQLGPFQTHAYTIESRITTESVAFDCEIHALPNEAQLSEALDDLLVSRRDRTEADPDEIF, from the coding sequence ATGCACGTAGATGCCGACTCGCTCGAACAGCTCAATCTGCGGACGAGAGACGGGGCGGAACGAGCGGGCCAGCGATTCTCGGACGCGGTCGGTATCGAGACGAAGATCGGCGCGACACGGATCCAGATCACCAGCCAGCAGGATCTGGTAGCCGCGTTGCTGACGGGCGAGGAGGAGTGTCTCAAGTTCGAGGTGAACGGACTGCCCTCGGGAACCGCAATCCTGACCTTCGACGACGGGGCACGGTCGCTGATTCGCGAGCACTGTGCCGGTGACAGCGGCGTGGACGATCTGGCCGGAGAGTTACTCGACGCGTTCGTCGAGAAATGGGAGTCCTACGTCGGCGACGATCTGGGAGTCGGGACGGTCACGTACGTCCCCGATCCGGCCGCGCACGACTTCGGTTTCGAATCGGTGAGCGAGGACGCCGAGAGCACACCGCTCTTCCAGGGCAGTATCGACGCTGTCGATCACTCCGGCCGGGTCAAACTGTATCTCGTCCCCGACGCAGCGTCGCTGGAGACGCTCCTGGCCAGTGACGCGACCCCGGACGACTCGGCGGACACTCTCGTAGCGGACGGTGCGTCCGAGATAGACGACGCCGCGAGCGCGTCCGACACACCCGGATTCAGCGACGATGGAGCGGATACAGCCGGCGAATCCGGTCTGTTCGGCGATGACGGCGACAGCGACCGCTTCGAGGCGGGATCCAGCGCATCCACACCACTTCCGCTGGACAAGCTCTCGGTGTTCAGCGATCTCACACGAGCGGGCACGAAGGCTGCAGCCGATCGCGTCACGGCGTTTACTGGTATCGAGACCGACACCAAGATCTCCGGGATCAACTTCACTCCGATCGACGATATCTCTACGAGTCTGGACGCGGATTCCTACGTCGGGACGACGCTGGCGTTCGAGGGTAAACCCAGCGGCCATCTGGCGATCATGTTCCCCGACGAGTCGGCCCGCCGAGTGGCCGACGAAATGCTCCCGACGGATCCGGACGGCGACGGGCTCACGGAGATGCACAGGAGTGCACTCGAAGAGCTGGGTAACAACATGGCTTCGGGGTTCATCGACGGGTGGGCAAACGTCCTGGGGACCTCGGTCGACCACACCCCGCCGGCGTTCAGCGACGACATGGAACTGACCCTGATCGACCTGGTGACCGAGCAACTCGGTCCGTTCCAGACCCACGCGTACACGATCGAATCGAGGATCACGACCGAATCGGTCGCGTTCGACTGTGAAATCCACGCGCTACCCAACGAGGCGCAGTTGAGTGAGGCGCTCGATGACCTGCTCGTCTCCCGCCGTGACCGCACGGAAGCCGACCCCGACGAGATCTTCTGA
- a CDS encoding cryptochrome/photolyase family protein has translation MTVLVLGDQLNASVGPLADRPDDRVLLIESMGLARKLPYHPHKLTLVFSAMAHFRDRLRESGRAVEYRQVERFADGIKAHLDAHPGDELVVMRPPSYRAGERLRELVTDHGGRLTVVENELFLCSPEQFDDWAGDRSSYRHEEFYRFMRHQTGYLMDGSEPVGGEYNYDEENRQTPPEDYEPPEPPVFEPDETTRDVQSWVAETFDGAYDEPPYGGGWADPGPFRWPVTHEQALSVLESFVTDRLAQFGPYQDAMVADEWALHHSLLSPAINLGLLHPRTAIERVIEAYRERGVPLNSVEGFVRQVLGWREFTRHVYRREMPELAGANQLGQTEPLPPFFWTGETDMACLADVIDGVRARGYSHHIERLMLLSNFATLLGVEPQQLNRWFHAAYVDAYHWVTTPNVVGMGTFGSDTLSTKPYVSSANYVDKMGDYCSDCPYYKTKTTGEGACPFNALYWDFLERNAEHLADNHRMGLVYNHLENKDEGEREAIRERAEALRERAQRMEL, from the coding sequence ATGACCGTCCTCGTGCTGGGCGATCAACTGAACGCCAGCGTCGGCCCGCTGGCCGACCGCCCCGACGACCGCGTCTTGCTGATCGAATCGATGGGTCTCGCCCGGAAGTTGCCGTATCACCCGCACAAGCTCACGCTCGTGTTCAGCGCAATGGCCCACTTTCGGGACCGGCTTCGCGAGTCGGGGCGGGCCGTCGAGTACCGGCAGGTCGAGCGCTTCGCTGACGGGATCAAAGCACACCTGGACGCCCATCCCGGAGACGAACTCGTCGTGATGCGGCCACCGAGCTATCGGGCCGGCGAGCGGTTGCGCGAACTCGTCACGGACCACGGCGGCCGACTCACCGTCGTCGAGAACGAACTGTTCCTCTGCTCGCCCGAGCAGTTCGACGACTGGGCCGGCGATCGGTCGAGTTATCGACACGAGGAATTCTACCGGTTTATGCGCCACCAGACTGGCTATCTGATGGACGGTTCGGAGCCGGTCGGGGGCGAGTACAACTACGACGAGGAAAATCGCCAGACGCCACCGGAGGATTACGAACCGCCCGAGCCGCCCGTGTTCGAGCCCGATGAAACTACTCGCGACGTACAGTCGTGGGTCGCCGAGACGTTCGACGGCGCCTACGACGAGCCGCCATACGGTGGTGGGTGGGCTGATCCCGGGCCGTTCCGCTGGCCAGTGACCCACGAGCAGGCCCTGTCTGTGCTGGAGTCGTTCGTGACCGACCGACTTGCTCAGTTCGGCCCGTATCAGGACGCGATGGTCGCCGACGAGTGGGCACTGCACCATTCGCTGCTCTCGCCCGCGATCAACCTCGGGCTTCTCCATCCGCGGACGGCGATCGAACGGGTGATCGAAGCCTATCGCGAGCGGGGCGTCCCGCTGAACAGCGTCGAGGGGTTCGTCCGGCAGGTGCTGGGCTGGCGGGAGTTCACCCGCCACGTCTACCGCCGGGAGATGCCTGAGCTTGCCGGGGCAAACCAGCTCGGACAGACCGAGCCGCTCCCACCGTTTTTCTGGACCGGTGAGACCGACATGGCCTGTCTCGCGGACGTGATCGACGGCGTCCGAGCGCGGGGGTACTCACACCACATCGAACGGCTGATGCTCCTCTCTAATTTCGCGACGCTGCTCGGCGTCGAACCCCAGCAGCTGAATCGCTGGTTTCACGCGGCCTACGTCGACGCCTACCACTGGGTGACGACCCCGAACGTCGTCGGTATGGGAACGTTCGGCTCGGACACTCTCTCGACGAAGCCCTACGTCTCTTCAGCCAACTACGTCGACAAGATGGGCGACTACTGCAGCGACTGTCCCTATTACAAGACCAAGACCACCGGCGAGGGAGCCTGCCCGTTCAACGCGCTGTACTGGGACTTCCTGGAGCGCAACGCCGAGCACCTCGCTGACAACCATCGGATGGGGCTGGTGTACAACCACCTGGAGAACAAAGACGAGGGCGAACGTGAGGCGATTCGGGAGCGTGCCGAGGCGCTTCGCGAGCGCGCACAGCGGATGGAATTGTAG
- a CDS encoding DUF5783 family protein — MTDFDPERFEDKYEHYFTELQQAYKSAFDVMSEQYDSGLIHAIDQYTLAESEPFYEGDGEFRIELPADAVERVAPETELDATELEDIYAEYTDELERQLRQVFDLVGS, encoded by the coding sequence ATGACCGACTTCGATCCAGAGCGCTTCGAGGACAAGTACGAACACTATTTCACCGAACTCCAGCAGGCGTACAAGAGCGCCTTCGACGTGATGTCCGAACAGTACGACTCCGGGTTGATCCACGCGATCGACCAGTACACCCTGGCCGAGAGCGAGCCGTTCTACGAGGGCGACGGCGAGTTCCGGATCGAGCTGCCTGCGGACGCGGTCGAGCGTGTCGCTCCCGAGACGGAACTCGATGCGACGGAGCTCGAAGACATCTACGCGGAGTACACGGACGAACTCGAACGCCAGCTCCGACAGGTATTCGACCTGGTTGGCTCCTGA
- a CDS encoding NifU family protein, with protein MSAETDDGGSDLEDRIANFLRRNFPQIQMHGGSAAIQELDPEAGEVTVALGGACSGCGISPMTIQAIKTRMTKEIPEIETVHANTGAGGGMGGADDGPTLPGDSRGGSIDDGGDDEGPQAPF; from the coding sequence ATGAGTGCTGAAACCGACGACGGTGGGAGCGACCTCGAGGATCGCATCGCGAACTTCCTGCGACGGAACTTCCCGCAGATCCAGATGCACGGCGGCAGTGCAGCGATTCAGGAACTCGACCCCGAAGCCGGGGAAGTGACGGTCGCGCTGGGCGGCGCCTGCAGCGGCTGTGGCATCTCGCCGATGACGATCCAGGCCATCAAGACGCGCATGACGAAGGAAATCCCCGAGATCGAGACCGTCCACGCCAACACCGGTGCCGGCGGCGGCATGGGCGGCGCCGACGACGGTCCGACCCTGCCCGGTGACTCCCGAGGCGGCAGCATCGACGACGGCGGCGACGACGAAGGCCCGCAGGCCCCGTTTTAA
- a CDS encoding ketopantoate reductase family protein, whose product MRILVFGAGSLGSLIGGLLAATHDVTLVGREPHVSTVRDQGLEITGEIETTTYPDADTTVPDSAELAIVTVKSYDTGEAAQALRAADPDVVLSLQNGLGNEESLSEPLDGAVLAGTCTYGARLVEPGIVGCTGVGTVTLGARGGGDSAVAERTAGAFESADVDTTVAADMPRRLWEKLAINAGINAITALARVENGALAEGAAGDVAARAAAETARVARDSGVELPDERAIDRLEAVVETTAPNRSSMYQDLEAGQRTEIDAINGAVCERASEPVPINETLTALIETWERGRNLRS is encoded by the coding sequence ATGCGGATACTCGTCTTCGGGGCCGGAAGCCTCGGCAGTCTGATCGGCGGATTGCTCGCAGCCACACACGACGTGACGCTCGTCGGTCGCGAGCCACACGTGAGTACTGTCCGGGACCAGGGCCTCGAGATCACTGGCGAGATCGAAACGACGACGTATCCCGACGCGGACACGACTGTGCCCGACTCGGCCGAGCTGGCGATCGTGACGGTCAAAAGCTACGACACCGGCGAAGCGGCGCAGGCCCTGAGAGCGGCCGATCCAGACGTCGTCCTCTCGTTGCAGAACGGGCTCGGCAACGAGGAGAGCCTGTCCGAACCGCTCGATGGGGCGGTCCTCGCCGGGACCTGTACCTACGGGGCGCGGCTGGTCGAACCCGGCATCGTGGGCTGTACCGGCGTGGGAACGGTGACGCTCGGAGCGAGAGGTGGCGGGGATTCCGCCGTGGCCGAGCGGACAGCCGGGGCCTTCGAGAGCGCCGACGTCGACACGACCGTCGCGGCCGACATGCCGCGGCGGCTCTGGGAGAAACTCGCGATCAATGCCGGGATCAACGCGATCACGGCGCTGGCTCGCGTCGAGAACGGCGCCCTCGCCGAGGGGGCAGCCGGCGACGTCGCAGCGCGGGCGGCCGCTGAGACCGCCCGCGTCGCGCGCGACAGCGGGGTTGAACTGCCCGACGAACGCGCGATCGACAGGCTCGAAGCAGTCGTCGAGACGACGGCACCGAACCGTTCGTCGATGTATCAGGATCTCGAAGCCGGGCAACGGACCGAGATCGACGCGATAAACGGGGCTGTCTGCGAGCGGGCGAGCGAGCCAGTCCCGATAAACGAGACGCTCACGGCGTTAATCGAGACGTGGGAACGGGGGCGAAACCTGCGAAGTTAA
- a CDS encoding DUF7130 family rubredoxin-like protein, translated as MIESNDIDVAFGTEIYDETGNRLGTVRGFDEHGFYVSTDEGITAMSSEHVASGIPGEAELTWRCYECGAIGDIEELPDDGCPDCGAPQEAIYYHIQD; from the coding sequence ATGATCGAGAGCAACGACATCGACGTCGCCTTCGGCACGGAGATCTACGACGAGACGGGCAATCGACTCGGGACCGTCCGTGGCTTCGACGAACACGGGTTCTACGTCAGCACGGACGAAGGGATCACGGCGATGTCGAGCGAGCACGTCGCCTCGGGGATCCCCGGCGAGGCGGAGCTGACCTGGCGGTGCTACGAGTGCGGCGCGATCGGGGACATCGAGGAGTTACCGGACGACGGCTGTCCCGACTGTGGGGCGCCCCAGGAAGCGATCTACTACCACATACAAGATTGA